A segment of the bacterium genome:
GCCGAAGAGCGACCCTGCGCAGCGGTTTGGATTCGGTGGCCGGAATCGGGCCGAAAAGGCGAAGGCTTCTGCTCACAAGATTCGGCAGCCTGGCCGGGGTGCGAGAGGCCGAGCTCGCGGAGCTGCAGGAGGTCCTGGGAGAGCGGCTCGGCGAGCGCCTGCATGCGGCGATGACCTCGGCAGCGGCTCGGCTCGATTGACCGCGTTACAATCTCCTGCGTATGGCCATCGAGAGTGCGAGTTCCGGGGGGCGGCAGACCCTTCTGTCTCTGTTGCGAGAGTGTTTGCTCGAACGGCGCACGGGGAAGCTCGCCGTGGAAGCCGCCGGCGCGGAGCGACTGTTCTACTTCGTCAGCGGAGATCTCTATTTGGATCGCGAGCATGCGCTGGCCAAAGCGGCCGGCTCACCGTCGGTGGCGGAGCCGCTCAGCCAGGATTGGATGGACAAGGTTCTCGACTACTTTGATGCGCTGGGTGAGGTGAATCATCACTTTACCGAGGGCACCGCGGGGATTTCGACGGAGCTCCTGGGGCCGGTCACGACCGCTACCTTGATCATGTGGGGAGCAGTGCGCGGACTCGACGAGTTCCAGCTACTGCGATCGCTGGGCGGTGAGGAACGGGTCTACATCGCCAACGTGAATGCGCCGCTCGCAGAAGAAGTCCATCTCGACCCGGAGGAGGCCTTCCTGTTGAGTCGTCTGGAGCAGCCGGCGGCGGTTCGGGACCTGCTGCGCCTGCGGGAGATGGAGCCGCTCGGAGTAGCCCAGAGGCTTTGCAGAATGGCCGCGATCGACCTGATTCGCCCCTATCAGCGGCATCAGGGCGACGACCCGAGCTCGCTCCTGAGCCCCAAGCTTCTGGAGCGCTTCGACGCTCGGATTGGGGAGGACTTGAAACGAAATCCCATCGAGATCGACGCCGAGGCCCATCGGCGCAAACTCGCGGATCTCATGGCGCGTCTGGGTGGGCTCAACTACTACGAGCTGCTCGGGATCAGCGTCGGCTCCAGTGCCGACGAGATTCACGATGCCTACACGCGGCTGGCTCGGCTGGTGCACGCCAGCCATGCCAAGGGCCTCGGTCTGGAAGGCAAGGAGGCTGGAGTCGTGCTGCTGTTCGAGAGTGCCACGGAGGCCTATTTGACCTTGAGTGACCAGGATCGACGTGGCCAGTACCTGCAGAAGGTGGGGGCCTTCGGCGACGGCAGCCTGTTCGGTCGTAGCGAGGAGTCGCGCAAAGAAGAGGTCGAGGAGCTTGCCGGCCGGAACTTCCACATGGCAAAGCAGTTGGTCAATCGCCAAGACTACTACTACGCGATCGAGTTGTTGAATCAGGCGATTCGAATGGAAGCAAGACCCGAATACTTCGCGCTTCTGGCCGAATGCCAGTCCCAGAATCCGCAGTGGTACGACAAGGCCATCTCGAGCTACGGTCGAGCCATTCAGCTCAGTCCCAAGGACGCCGACCTTCGTGCGGCGCTGGGAGCCGTCTACGAGAGGGCCGGCCACCGGGCGCGAGCACGAGCCGAGTACCAGGCCGCTCTGGGTATTCTGCCCGGGCATCCCGAG
Coding sequences within it:
- a CDS encoding DnaJ domain-containing protein, yielding MAIESASSGGRQTLLSLLRECLLERRTGKLAVEAAGAERLFYFVSGDLYLDREHALAKAAGSPSVAEPLSQDWMDKVLDYFDALGEVNHHFTEGTAGISTELLGPVTTATLIMWGAVRGLDEFQLLRSLGGEERVYIANVNAPLAEEVHLDPEEAFLLSRLEQPAAVRDLLRLREMEPLGVAQRLCRMAAIDLIRPYQRHQGDDPSSLLSPKLLERFDARIGEDLKRNPIEIDAEAHRRKLADLMARLGGLNYYELLGISVGSSADEIHDAYTRLARLVHASHAKGLGLEGKEAGVVLLFESATEAYLTLSDQDRRGQYLQKVGAFGDGSLFGRSEESRKEEVEELAGRNFHMAKQLVNRQDYYYAIELLNQAIRMEARPEYFALLAECQSQNPQWYDKAISSYGRAIQLSPKDADLRAALGAVYERAGHRARARAEYQAALGILPGHPEAASGLQRVDAKVKQKEADVPWWRKLLGGSDSKEVT